The genomic DNA GCCACGTCCACGGCATGGGCGAAGCCCAGCGCGTCCGTGCCGCCGTGGCTCTTCACCACCACGCCGTTGAGCCCGACCAGCACCGCGCCGTTGTAGCGGCGGGGGTCCATGTAGTCGCGCAGCCGGTCCAGCGCCGGCCGCGCCAGCAGGTAGCCGATCCGCGCCAGGATGGTGGAGGTGAAGACCTGCTTCAGCAGGCCGCCCATCAGCTTCATGGCGCCCTCGCCCGTCTTCAGGGCGATGTTGCCGGTGAAGCCGTCCGTCACCACCACGTCGGTCGTGCCGGCGGTGATGTCGTGGCCTTCGACGAAGCCGCGGAAATTCGGGCCCAGATGGCTGTCGCGCAGGATCTCGGCGGCCTGGCGGACGCGCTCGTCGCCCTTCAGCTCCTCCGAACCCACGTTCAGCAGCCCGATGGTCGGCGCCGGAAGGCCGAGCACGGCGCGGGCGAAGGCATCGCCCATCACGGCGAACTCGACCAGGTTGCGCGCGTCGTACTGGACGTTGGCGCCCAGGTCGAGCAGCACCACGTCGCCGCGCGCGGAGGGGCCGATCGCCGCCAGGGCGGGACGGTCGATGTCCGGCAGCGTCTTCAGCACGATCTTGGCCAGCGCCATCAGCGCGCCGGTATTGCCGGCCGAGACGACGCCCGCCGCCTCGCCGCCCGCCACCGCGTCGATCGCCATGCGCATGGAGGACCCCCGCACGCGCAGCGCGGCGGTCGGCTTCATGTCGCCCGGGATGGCCTCGGCGGCATGGCGCAGGCTGCAGACCCGGGCCGCGCGCGGGCGGCGGGCCAGCAGGCCCGAGAGCCTCGCCTCGTCGCCCAGCAACAGGAAGCGGGCCTCGGGGTGGCGTTCCGCCGAGAGCTCGATCCCGTCCAGCACGGCGTCGGGGGCGTTGTCGCCGCCCATCGCATCGATGGCGAGCGAATAGGCGGGCACGCGGCCCGCGATGGACCCTTCGGACACGACAGGTCTCGCGGTGCCGTCGTGGCTCAGGTGCGGACCGCGGCCTTCAGGGCGTCGCCAGCCTGCACGACCTCACGGCCGTCGTAGTGGCCGCAGGAGGAGCAGACATGGTGCGGGCGCTTCAGCTCGCCGCAGTTCGGGCACTCGTGATAGGCGGAGGCGGTGAGGGCCTCGTGGCTGCGACGCATGCCGCGGCGGGAGGGCGAGACTTTCTTCTTAGGGACGGCCATGGTCGCCGGGCCTTTCTAAAATGGCTTCTGCAAGAGCTGCATGAATTGGGCGCGATCGACCGGAATCGATGCAAGCTGAGGGCGGGCCTCTACCACCCGCCCCCCCGAGAAGCAAGTCTGGAAGCAAGCCCGAGGGGACAGGGCTGTCCCGTTCAGTCGCCCCGCTTCAGGCGGCTCAGCGTGGAGAAGGGAGTGACGGGCTTGTCGCCCGCCCCTTCCGGCCCGAGTCCCGCCCCCGGGGCGCGCGGATAGGGGTCCAGGGACAGGGCGAGCTGCTGCGCCAGTGCCTCGCCCAGGTCGAGCACGCCATTCTCGGCCTCCACCTCGTCCGGGCCTTCCAGGATGTCCTCCTCGTCCGGCTCCCCGGGCTCGGCGCCGGGCGGCACGCGCCAGTCGATCTCCTCCTCGATCTCCTGCGGCACCGGCTCCAGCGTCACCACGCAGGCCTGGGTCACGCTGGCGCGCATCTGGCCGCGCACCGCGATGCTGCCGCCGGCCTGCGGGGTCAGCGCCACCTTGGCCTCCAGCTTCTCCAGCGACAGCAGGCCCAGGCGGCGGGCCACGGCCTCCCGCTCCTCCGGCGTGGCGGAAAGGCTCTCGCGCTGGCCGGAGCGGGGGATGTTGGCCAGCACCACGGGCCGGGAGAATTCGTTCTTCATCAGGTCTGGAACTCCAGCAGGTCGAGGCGGCCGGCGGCGAGATCGCCGATCTCCCGGGCCGAAAGGGCGGCGGCGATCCGGTGGGCGCGGGCGGCCAGCAGGGCCGGGGC from Roseomonas gilardii includes the following:
- the plsX gene encoding phosphate acyltransferase PlsX gives rise to the protein MSEGSIAGRVPAYSLAIDAMGGDNAPDAVLDGIELSAERHPEARFLLLGDEARLSGLLARRPRAARVCSLRHAAEAIPGDMKPTAALRVRGSSMRMAIDAVAGGEAAGVVSAGNTGALMALAKIVLKTLPDIDRPALAAIGPSARGDVVLLDLGANVQYDARNLVEFAVMGDAFARAVLGLPAPTIGLLNVGSEELKGDERVRQAAEILRDSHLGPNFRGFVEGHDITAGTTDVVVTDGFTGNIALKTGEGAMKLMGGLLKQVFTSTILARIGYLLARPALDRLRDYMDPRRYNGAVLVGLNGVVVKSHGGTDALGFAHAVDVALDMVSHGFNERIREGAALLRRGPAAAVPEDGTAPAGGPAKAESQHDPGRVAPGHETPGLSSALR
- the rpmF gene encoding 50S ribosomal protein L32, whose translation is MAVPKKKVSPSRRGMRRSHEALTASAYHECPNCGELKRPHHVCSSCGHYDGREVVQAGDALKAAVRT
- a CDS encoding YceD family protein, with translation MKNEFSRPVVLANIPRSGQRESLSATPEEREAVARRLGLLSLEKLEAKVALTPQAGGSIAVRGQMRASVTQACVVTLEPVPQEIEEEIDWRVPPGAEPGEPDEEDILEGPDEVEAENGVLDLGEALAQQLALSLDPYPRAPGAGLGPEGAGDKPVTPFSTLSRLKRGD